A genome region from Arachis duranensis cultivar V14167 chromosome 8, aradu.V14167.gnm2.J7QH, whole genome shotgun sequence includes the following:
- the LOC107462608 gene encoding plant intracellular Ras-group-related LRR protein 6, whose translation MDRVLRAARASGSLNLSNRNLRHVPDEVYRNLDGLGGDDKWWEAVELQKLILAHNSIESLKDDIRNLPCLAVLNLSHNRLSELPAAIGELPQLKLLDVSFNLISKIPEEIGSATSLVKLDCSNNQLKELPSSLGRCLELSDLKGSNNLIASLPEDLANCSKLSKLDMEGNKLTEISENLFSSWAMLTEFNASKNLLNGIPDSIGGLSRLIRLDLHQNRISSIPSSIMGCHSLAEIYLGNNNLSTVPMEIGALSHLGTLDLHSNQLKEYPVEACKLNLLVLDLSNNSLSGLPAEIGKMTTLRKLLLTGNPLRTLRSSLVNGPTQALLKYLRSRLSEAEDSGAVITEKDEVIAMATRLSITSKELPMEGLGLNSVPPEVWESGEVMKLDLSKNSIQELPVELSSCVSLQTLILSKNQIKDWPGSILKSLSSLSCLKLDNNPLRQIPSDGFEAVPMLQILDLSGNAASLVYGPSFSCLTHLQELYLRRMQLSEFPSDILKLHQLQILDLKQNSLQSIPVGIKDLTSLKELDLSDNNISALPPELGLLEPSLQALRLDGNPLRSIRRTVLDKGTKAVLNYLKDKLPEQ comes from the exons ATGGATCGGGTTCTGAGGGCGGCGCGTGCCTCCGGTTCCCTCAACCTCTCAAATCGCAACCTCCG ACACGTTCCCGATGAGGTGTATCGCAATCTCGACGGCCTCGGCGGCGACGACAAGTGGTGGGAG GCTGTGGAGCTTCAGAAGCTGATTTTGGCTCACAATAGCATTGAATCTTTGAAGGATGATATTCGCAACTTGCCTTGCCTTGCTGTCTTGAATCTTAGCCACAACAGGCTTTCTGAGCTCCCGGCTGCTATCGGAGA GCTGCCCCAGTTGAAGCTGTTGGATGTTTCATTCAATTTGATATCTAAAATACCAGAGGAAATTGGCTCAGCAACATCACTTGTTAA GCTTGATTGTTCAAACAATCAGCTCAAGGAACTTCCAAGCTCACTTGGCAGATGCTTAGAATTGTCCGACCTAAAG GGATCAAACAATCTTATTGCAAGCTTGCCAGAAGATTTAGCAAATTGTTCCAAATTGTCCAAGCTAGATATGGAG GGAAACAAGTTAACAGAGATATCTGAAAATCTCTTTTCATCATGGGCCATGCTTACTGAATTCAATGCAT CAAAAAACTTGTTGAATGGCATACCAGACAGCATTGGAGGCCTTTCACGTCTAATTCGTCTTGATCTCCACCAAAACA GAATCTCGTCAATCCCTTCATCAATCATGGGTTGTCATTCACTTGCTGAGATTTATTTGGG GAATAACAACCTTTCTACAGTACCTATGGAGATTGGGGCACTTTCTCACCTAGGGACTTTAGATCTTCACTCTAACCAG CTGAAAGAGTATCCAGTGGAGGCATGCAAATTGAATCTTCTTGTGTTGGATCTTTCAAACAATTCATTGAGTGGGTTACCCGCTGAAATTGGTAAG ATGACCACCTTGAGGAAACTTTTGCTTACTGGAAATCCTTTGCGGACTCTCCGAAG CTCATTAGTCAATGGACCTACACAAGCATTACTCAAATATCTCCGAAGTAGACTTTCTGAAGCTGAAG ATTCTGGAGCAGTAATCACAGAAAAAGATGAAGTAATTGCAATGGCTACCCGGCTGTCTATCACTTCAAAG GAACTTCCAATGGAAGGACTGGGGTTGAATTCAGTTCCACCAGAAGTATGGGAATCAGGGGAAGTCATGAAACTTGACCTTTCCAAAAACTCCATCCAGGAGTTGCCTGTTGAGCTTTCTTCTTGTGTATCCCTCCAG ACATTGATTTTATCTAAGAATCAAATTAAAGACTGGCCAGGTTCAATTCTTAAGTCACTTTCTAGTTTGTCATGTCTGAAGCTGGACAACAATCCTCTGAGGCAG aTACCATCAGATGGTTTTGAAGCGGTGCCTATGCTTCAGATCCTGGATCTCAGTGGTAATGCAGCTTCATTAGTTTATGGACCTTCATTTTCTTGTTTGACACACCTTCAAGAGCTTTACCTGAG GAGAATGCAGCTCAGTGAGTTCCCATCAGATATACTGAAGTTGCATCAACTACAGATCCTTgatttgaaacagaattccCTTCAGTCAATTCCtgtg GGGATAAAAGATCTCACTTCTCTCAAGGAGCTTGATTTATCTGATAACAACATCTCAGCCCTTCCACCTGAGCTG GGTTTGCTGGAGCCAAGCCTTCAAGCATTGAGACTTGATGGGAATCCACTCAGAAG CATTCGGAGGACTGTCTTGGATAAAGGAACTAAAGCTGTTCTGAATTATTTGAAGGACAAACTACCGgagcaataa
- the LOC107462607 gene encoding sodium/calcium exchanger NCL1-like has protein sequence MRSIISKVVLIIFVTVTLDHHVVECRTLNTNNNNPSDGLLLVSDGVLDHHVHPQHANTNYLHLKHQQFEVSVVEPPPSGKYCKQMYGFLPCSNNIFGHLFLILVYEYLLFHGESYLAAGGEQIFKILGPGVFGASAFDILGALPESLILLVTGLSSDKESAQESASTGVGLLAGSSILLLTLVWGTCVIIGKQKMKNDFDGTISTTERIKNSLTGYGISMDVETRKMARIMTLSVIPLFIMQIPNLFHTSHYVTLIVALTIAIIFLISYFIYQIFKPHIEKTRLEYVKHDDLILRILERVEKQTLQKILAEDGTPNVTAISGLYHEISQHGGKDLSASEVKDLLLKNKLTDTNIKEEQIADMLKIFDRNGDQIITKEEFVSGLTEYINQTKHALDRQYLPKESLNKVYQTFIKPWIEHVRKERELKGHLISEVLKHVQNDVVGRLLNDEGTADKAAIRRLFEEVDCNGDNHVSRSELERMVKNIHFSHVVDVEEAVTKLVQDLDINRDNEISKEEFVDGFTKWINSNSSQTAHSKSSSHGTHQTWEDVEKVMEQNQSKGISAWMEAIGYVVLGITMLSLLAEPLIASVQNFSQEAGISSFFISFILVPLATNFREATSAIREASHKKSSNTSQTIYEIYGAVFMNNILGFVVISILIYVRDITWEFSADVLVVAIGCAVMGIAASFRHTFPLWTSIPAYLLYLISLLFVFVLKDIFNYV, from the exons ATGAGAAGCATTATTTCAAAAgttgttcttattatttttgtaactgTAACACTTGATCATCATGTTGTTGAATGCCGCACTCTTAACACTAATAACAACAATCCCTCTGATGGGTTATTATTGGTCTCTGATGGAGTTCTTGATCATCATGTTCATCCTCAACATGCAAACACTAATTACTTACACCTCAAACACCAACAATTTGAGGTTTCTGTTGTTGAGCCTCCTCCTTCAGGGAAGTACTGCAAACAAATGTATGGGTTCTTGCCATGTTCCAACAACATTTTTGGCCACTTGTTCCTGATATTGGTGTATGAGTACTTGTTGTTCCATGGTGAATCATACTTGGCTGCTGGTGGTGAACAAATCTTCAAGATTCTTGGACCTGGTGTCTTTGGTGCTAGTGCCTTTGATATCCTTGGTGCACTTCCTGAGTCCTTGATTCTTCTTG TGACTGGGCTTTCAAGTGATAAGGAGAGTGCACAAGAGTCTGCTTCAACTGGAGTTGGCTTGTTGGCTGGTTCCTCCATTTTGCTTCTCACTCTTGTGTGGGGAACCTGTGTCATCATTGGAAAgcaaaagatgaagaatgacTTTGATGGAACGATTTCAACAACGGAAAGGATAAAAAATTCATTGACTG GTTATGGAATCAGTATGGACGTAGAGACTAGAAAGATGGCAAGAATCATGACGTTATCAGTTATTCCACTCTTCATAATGCAGATTCCCAACTTGTTCCACACCTCACACTATGTGACCTTGATAGTTGCTCTTACCATAGCTATCATCTTTCTAATCTCATACTTCATTTACCAG ATATTCAAACCTCACATAGAGAAAACAAGATTAGAGTACGTAAAACATGATGATCTAATATTAAGGATTTTGGAACGCGTGGAGAAGCAAACTCTACAAAAGATTCTGGCCGAGGATGGCACTCCCAATGTAACTGCCATAAGTGG GCTATACCATGAAATTAGTCAGCATGGGGGCAAGGATTTATCAGCATCAGAAGTAAAAGACTTACTGCTCAAGAACAAATTAACAGACACAAACATCAAAGAAGAACAGATAGCAGACATGTTGAAGATTTTTGACAGAAATGGTGACCAAATTATAACCAAGGAAGAATTTGTGAGTGGCTTGACAGAATACATTAACCAAACAAAACATGCTTTGGATAGACAATACCTCCCAAAAGAATCACTCAACAAAGTGTATCAG ACATTTATCAAGCCATGGATTGAACATGTGAGAAAGGAAAGAGAATTAAAGGGACATCTTATATCAGAAGTCTTAAAGCATGTTCAGAATGATGTGGTTGGCAGACTCCTAAATGATGAAGGCACAGCTGATAAAGCAGCTATCAGAAG GCTATTTGAGGAAGTTGATTGCAATGGGGATAACCATGTTTCGAGATCTGAGTTGGAAAGAATGGTGAAGAACATTCACTTTAGTCATGTGGTGGACGTGGAGGAGGCAGTTACAAAACTAGTCCAAGATCTTGATATTAATAGAGACAATGAAATCAGTAAGGAGGAATTTGTTGATGGTTTTACAAAATGGATAAACTCCAATTCCAGCCAAACTGCTCACTCAAAATCTTCATCTCATGGAACCCATCAA acttgggAAGATGTTGAGAAGGTTATGGAACAGAACCAAAGCAAAGGAATATCTGCATGGATGGAGGCAATAGGATATGTGGTGTTGGGAATTACCATGTTGTCCCTTCTTGCAGAGCCTCTAATAGCAAGTGTTCAGAACTTCTCCCAAGAAGCAgggatttcttcttttttcatctCATTTATTTTAGTACCTTTGGCTACAAATTTTAGAGAAGCAACGTCTGCAATCAGAGAAGCTAGCCATAAGAAGAGTAGTAACACTTCGCAAACAATATATGAG ATATATGGAGCAGTGTTCATGAACAACATTCTTGGATTTGTGGTGATATCTATTCTGATATATGTGAGGGACATTACTTGGGAATTCTCAGCAGATGTTCTTGTTGTGGCCATTGGTTGTGCCGTCATGGGGATTGCTGCTAGTTTCCGCCACACTTTCCCTCTTTGGACATCAATCCCCGCATATCTTTTATACCTCATATCATTgctctttgtttttgttctcaaaGATATCTTCAACTATGTTTAG